The following are encoded in a window of Mycolicibacterium tusciae JS617 genomic DNA:
- a CDS encoding helix-turn-helix domain-containing protein → MPADQADTTTKPAMLRQAIAFIHENAHRDITLSDIAASVNVTPRSVQYTFRRHVGATPLEYLRCLRLNRAHRELQAADPSVDTVMAIAGRWGFGHAGRFSSMYKRRFGTSPSSTLRG, encoded by the coding sequence ATGCCTGCAGACCAAGCCGATACGACGACGAAGCCCGCCATGTTGCGGCAAGCGATCGCGTTCATCCACGAGAACGCGCATCGCGACATCACATTGAGCGACATCGCGGCATCCGTGAACGTCACACCGCGGTCGGTGCAGTACACGTTCCGCCGCCATGTCGGGGCGACACCGCTGGAGTATCTGCGGTGCCTTCGGCTCAACCGCGCACACCGCGAGCTGCAGGCCGCCGACCCGTCGGTTGACACCGTGATGGCGATCGCCGGTCGGTGGGGTTTCGGGCATGCGGGACGTTTCAGCAGCATGTACAAGCGCAGGTTCGGAACGTCACCGAGTTCCACCCTGCGCGGCTAG